A window of Pan paniscus chromosome 10, NHGRI_mPanPan1-v2.0_pri, whole genome shotgun sequence contains these coding sequences:
- the LOC103783990 gene encoding high mobility group protein HMG-I/HMG-Y-like gives MSESSSKSSQPLASKQEKEGTEKRGRGRPRKQPPMSPGTALAGSQKEPSEVPTPKRPRGRPKGSKNKGAAKTRKTTITPGRKPRGRPKKLEK, from the coding sequence ATGAGCGAGTCGAGCTCGAAGTCCAGCCAGCCCTTGGCCTCCAAGCAGGAAAAGGAGGGCACTGAGAAGCGGGGCCGGGGCAGGCCGCGCAAGCAGCCTCCGATGAGTCCTGGGACAGCGCTTGCAGGGAGTCAGAAGGAGCCCAGCGAAGTGCCAACACCTAAGAGACCTCGGGGCCGACCAAAGGGAAGCAAAAACAAGGGTGCCGCCAAGACCCGGAAAACCACCATAACTCCAGGAAGGAAACCAAGGGGCAGACCCAAAAAACTGGAGAAGTAG